A region of Chitinophaga horti DNA encodes the following proteins:
- a CDS encoding NADAR family protein, translating into MYDIDWLKAQQDSNATLKYIFFWGHTPRQADVVDQSCFSQWYPSPFEADGHTYKTAEHWMMAQKALLFNDTAAFEKIVACRTPAEAKKLGREVLGFDNDAWNAARFNIVVAGNLHKYRQHPEMGAFLKNTGSRILVEASPVDNIWGIGMAKDHPGVMNVHNWRGLNLLGFALMETRDQL; encoded by the coding sequence TATCGATTGGCTGAAGGCGCAGCAAGACAGTAACGCCACCCTGAAATACATATTCTTCTGGGGCCACACTCCCCGGCAGGCCGATGTGGTAGACCAGTCGTGCTTCAGCCAGTGGTATCCATCTCCTTTTGAAGCAGATGGACATACTTACAAAACCGCCGAACACTGGATGATGGCACAGAAGGCCTTGTTGTTCAATGATACTGCCGCTTTCGAAAAGATCGTGGCCTGCCGCACCCCGGCTGAGGCCAAAAAGTTAGGCAGAGAGGTGTTAGGTTTCGATAACGATGCCTGGAACGCGGCCCGTTTTAATATCGTCGTAGCCGGTAACCTGCATAAGTACCGGCAGCATCCTGAGATGGGCGCGTTCCTCAAAAACACGGGCAGCCGCATCCTGGTAGAAGCCAGCCCGGTAGATAACATCTGGGGTATTGGCATGGCGAAAGATCATCCGGGTGTGATGAACGTACACAACTGGAGGGGACTGAACCTGCTTGGTTTTGCCCTGATGGAAACGCGGGATCAGTTGTAG
- a CDS encoding RNA polymerase sigma factor yields MLNEGAVYNEPELLEAIARGDGAAFRVVFDRYWGKIHAMALAYTKSAAMADDVVQDVFVKIWVKRADLPAVQKFDSYLFITGRNEIISALRKKVAHLPLESHLHESLPGDVPVPDEVLSLKESQELISRAVALLPPQQQRIYQLSRKEGLSQQEIAAQLNISVSTVKVHMNKALHTIKHYLHTNTDKGTMLWWLVLTIIAR; encoded by the coding sequence GTGCTAAACGAAGGTGCTGTATATAATGAGCCGGAATTGCTGGAGGCCATCGCAAGGGGCGACGGAGCCGCTTTCAGAGTGGTATTCGATCGCTATTGGGGTAAAATTCATGCCATGGCGCTCGCCTACACGAAGTCTGCCGCGATGGCGGACGATGTAGTGCAGGATGTATTCGTAAAAATATGGGTTAAACGGGCCGACCTGCCCGCGGTTCAAAAATTCGACAGTTACCTGTTTATTACCGGCCGCAACGAGATCATCAGTGCCTTACGCAAAAAAGTGGCGCATCTCCCGCTTGAATCGCACTTGCATGAAAGTTTACCCGGCGACGTGCCTGTACCCGACGAAGTACTTTCGCTAAAGGAATCGCAGGAGCTGATCAGCCGCGCGGTAGCACTTCTACCGCCCCAGCAGCAGCGCATTTACCAGTTAAGCCGCAAAGAAGGCCTCTCTCAGCAGGAAATCGCGGCGCAACTGAACATCTCTGTGTCGACCGTTAAAGTGCATATGAACAAAGCACTTCACACTATTAAACATTATCTCCACACCAATACCGATAAGGGTACCATGCTTTGGTGGCTGGTGCTCACGATCATTGCCCGGTAA
- a CDS encoding FecR family protein, producing the protein MQPTLEDLLAKYLADELQPAERDTFHHMLQSAAHQQELEVLIDAAFRDNAFAPTTDAVRGEVLFGKIIAAARPPVRRMRWWRYAAAAILLGALAFGAWQWELGGQHSRLATGTVIVPGSSKAQLTLGNGTVVELDSTGRQVIVQGIRQHNGQLVYDGGGTAEGYNTLTVPRGGHFEVSLPDGSHVWLNASSVLRYPVSFSGSERRVELQGQGFFEIKPNSSQPFKVMVNDMAVEVLGTSFDIMAYTNESQVSATLVSGAVKVSRNGAQVVLRPGQQAVLAQTGAIYTVPEVDVATVTAWKTGFFEFTDVELPVIMRQLERWYDVDVKYDQAPLHEKFAGRVSRHLPITSVLAMLESDKVKFTISGRELIVTSK; encoded by the coding sequence ATGCAACCAACACTGGAAGATCTACTTGCCAAATACCTGGCCGACGAATTGCAGCCGGCGGAGCGGGACACGTTCCATCATATGCTGCAATCTGCCGCGCACCAGCAGGAGTTGGAAGTATTGATCGATGCTGCTTTTCGTGATAATGCCTTTGCACCTACGACGGATGCTGTGCGGGGCGAAGTGTTATTTGGTAAGATCATAGCAGCTGCCCGCCCGCCCGTACGCAGGATGCGTTGGTGGCGTTACGCGGCGGCTGCCATATTACTGGGCGCCCTGGCCTTTGGAGCCTGGCAGTGGGAGCTTGGGGGGCAGCACAGCCGACTGGCTACCGGTACAGTCATCGTGCCGGGCAGCAGTAAAGCGCAGCTGACACTTGGCAACGGCACTGTGGTAGAGCTGGACAGTACTGGCCGCCAGGTAATCGTGCAGGGTATTCGTCAGCACAACGGTCAGCTGGTATACGATGGCGGCGGTACAGCGGAGGGATACAACACCCTTACCGTACCCCGGGGCGGTCACTTCGAGGTGAGTTTGCCCGATGGCAGTCATGTATGGCTTAATGCCTCCTCTGTTTTGCGTTACCCGGTATCCTTTTCGGGCAGCGAGCGGCGGGTAGAACTGCAGGGACAGGGATTTTTCGAGATCAAACCAAATAGCAGCCAACCTTTTAAAGTAATGGTGAATGACATGGCCGTGGAAGTACTCGGTACCAGTTTCGATATTATGGCCTATACCAATGAAAGCCAGGTAAGCGCCACCCTGGTGTCTGGCGCGGTAAAAGTGAGCAGGAACGGAGCGCAGGTGGTTTTACGGCCCGGGCAGCAGGCGGTGCTGGCCCAAACGGGTGCCATTTACACGGTGCCCGAGGTAGATGTGGCTACAGTAACCGCGTGGAAAACAGGTTTCTTCGAATTTACGGATGTGGAGCTGCCGGTGATCATGCGCCAGCTGGAACGCTGGTACGATGTGGATGTAAAGTACGACCAGGCACCGTTGCATGAAAAATTCGCCGGCCGCGTAAGCCGTCATCTTCCGATCACCAGCGTACTGGCCATGCTGGAAAGCGATAAAGTAAAATTCACCATCTCGGGTCGCGAACTGATCGTAACGTCTAAATAA
- a CDS encoding SusC/RagA family TonB-linked outer membrane protein yields MKITALLLLAACLHVTASSFGQKVTLSVKRAPLQKVLIEISRQTGISIICNETISQSVGPVSLDVRNMPLGDVISLCLNGKAVGVVTPDNSIRIKPSSDLHAHEQVVADTSLLLKGRVVMQDGTGMPNATVMPVRTGGQGTQTDASGYFSLRVPNAQTSVAVSFVGFTTEVMAAWPPAVTKVITLKAAVRTMQDVEIRTGMFTRSKQTFTGAVASFSGQELKAIGNNNIIQSLRTLDPSFIIAVDNLQGSNPNQLPKIEMRGKTSLTTTEVRDQFSSDPNQPLFILNGMETSLRQIMDLDMNRVKSITLLKDASSTALYGSRAANGVLVVETTPPQPGRMSVSYTADLRWEIPDLHDYNMMNAAENLEFQQLAGMYLDGTHLNSIYLARQYNERLAAVKSGVNSYWLNVPVRNAFSNGHSLRVSGGSQEFQYGVAGSYRKQDGVMKGSGRDTWSGTVDLSYRHKKINVTNQTYINGYNADESPYGSFSTFVRVNPYYRKTRPDGSLNTDKYLEVYQAARGSADFRLDTVRVANPLYNATLNAKNNSQSFNVQNNLNLLYDISPELRLSGGLQLTKGITTNIVFTPSANTMYDQVDVFEKGYYRNARNDQGGYQGNVMLTYRKVLAKVHSITGNIRSEIQEQKNTVESFAATGFPVGVEPNPAFAYGFITGTKPTYTEVIVRRVNALASVNYAYDNRYYADINYRLDGSTSFGAENKYSPFWSLGLGWTINRERFLDKVRWIDLLRLRGNIGTSGNQALGSFASSSIFKYENHLSIFGQGLYLDQLGNPDLEWQNTRSTSVGIDAALFGNRLMLTLNAYEKLSSPLITSASVPASTGTSVMPFNVGKMRTKGAEAILRFSPVYRPQQNMVWTIGYTGGMYTSKYDGVSNALKTLNETAQASASLLRYTDGYSPDELWAVTSLGIDPATGKEVFEKKNGERTFIYDPQDIVPQGNGRPEIEGVLSSNLNMKGFLLGINLRYSIGNYIFNRALYNKVENISRGALQYNQDKRALELRWKQPGDEAQFRSISITDVTPLSSRFVQRENYLSGESINAGYEFLPKYHPWLRKSGLQGLRINAYMNDIFRLSNIRAERGIDYPFSNALACSVNLYF; encoded by the coding sequence ATGAAAATTACCGCTCTGCTATTACTGGCTGCCTGTTTACATGTAACTGCAAGCAGCTTTGGCCAGAAAGTAACACTATCCGTAAAACGTGCGCCGCTGCAAAAGGTATTGATAGAAATATCACGACAAACGGGCATTTCCATTATTTGTAACGAAACCATCAGCCAAAGTGTAGGTCCGGTAAGCCTGGACGTGCGAAATATGCCGCTTGGCGATGTGATATCCTTATGCCTAAACGGTAAAGCGGTAGGCGTGGTGACGCCAGACAACAGCATCCGCATTAAACCATCTTCCGACCTACATGCACATGAACAGGTAGTGGCAGACACGTCGCTGTTGCTGAAGGGACGAGTGGTGATGCAGGATGGAACGGGCATGCCGAATGCTACGGTGATGCCCGTACGCACGGGCGGGCAAGGGACACAAACCGATGCCTCCGGCTATTTCAGCCTACGTGTTCCAAACGCGCAAACGTCTGTAGCAGTGAGTTTTGTTGGTTTCACAACGGAGGTGATGGCGGCCTGGCCGCCGGCTGTTACAAAGGTGATCACGCTTAAGGCAGCCGTACGTACCATGCAGGACGTGGAAATCCGTACCGGCATGTTTACGCGCAGCAAACAGACATTCACCGGGGCCGTGGCTTCCTTTTCGGGGCAGGAACTAAAGGCGATCGGCAATAACAATATTATTCAAAGCCTGCGTACACTGGACCCCTCGTTCATCATCGCGGTCGATAATCTGCAGGGTTCCAATCCCAACCAATTGCCTAAAATAGAAATGCGGGGTAAAACCAGTCTGACCACCACTGAAGTGCGAGACCAGTTTTCCAGCGACCCGAACCAGCCTTTGTTTATTCTAAATGGGATGGAAACCAGCCTGCGTCAAATTATGGACCTGGACATGAACCGGGTGAAGTCGATCACGTTGCTGAAAGACGCGTCGTCAACCGCACTTTATGGGTCGCGTGCGGCCAATGGAGTGCTGGTGGTGGAAACCACGCCTCCGCAGCCGGGCCGCATGAGTGTTTCTTATACAGCCGACCTGCGCTGGGAAATTCCCGACCTGCACGATTATAATATGATGAATGCCGCCGAGAACCTTGAATTTCAGCAATTGGCGGGCATGTACCTCGATGGTACCCACCTCAATAGCATTTACCTTGCCCGCCAGTACAATGAGCGGCTGGCAGCAGTGAAGAGCGGTGTAAATTCTTACTGGCTGAACGTGCCGGTGAGGAATGCGTTCAGTAACGGGCATTCGCTGCGGGTATCCGGCGGTAGCCAGGAGTTTCAGTACGGTGTTGCCGGCAGCTACCGGAAACAGGATGGGGTCATGAAAGGAAGTGGCCGCGATACCTGGAGCGGTACGGTAGACCTGAGTTATCGTCATAAGAAAATAAATGTGACTAACCAGACGTATATCAACGGCTATAACGCAGACGAATCGCCTTACGGCTCTTTTAGTACGTTCGTGCGTGTAAATCCTTACTACCGCAAAACGAGGCCCGATGGGAGTTTAAATACAGACAAATACCTCGAAGTGTACCAGGCGGCCAGGGGATCGGCCGACTTCAGACTGGATACGGTGCGCGTCGCCAATCCACTTTACAATGCCACACTTAATGCTAAAAATAACAGCCAGAGCTTTAATGTACAAAACAACCTGAACCTGCTGTACGACATTTCGCCGGAACTGCGCCTCTCCGGTGGGCTGCAGCTTACGAAAGGTATTACGACCAATATCGTGTTTACGCCATCTGCCAATACGATGTACGACCAGGTGGATGTATTCGAAAAGGGATATTACCGTAACGCACGAAATGACCAGGGTGGCTACCAGGGAAATGTGATGCTCACTTATCGTAAAGTGCTGGCCAAAGTGCATAGCATTACCGGCAATATCCGCAGTGAAATACAGGAACAGAAAAATACCGTGGAGTCTTTTGCTGCTACAGGCTTCCCGGTAGGCGTGGAGCCCAATCCGGCATTCGCCTACGGGTTCATTACCGGCACTAAACCCACTTACACCGAGGTGATCGTGCGGAGGGTAAATGCACTGGCCAGTGTTAACTATGCTTACGATAACCGTTATTATGCGGACATTAACTATCGTTTAGACGGCTCCACTTCTTTCGGCGCGGAAAATAAATATTCGCCTTTCTGGTCGCTGGGGCTTGGCTGGACGATCAACCGCGAACGTTTCCTTGATAAAGTACGGTGGATAGATCTGCTCCGCCTGCGCGGTAACATCGGTACGTCAGGTAACCAGGCGCTGGGTAGCTTTGCCTCCTCTTCGATCTTTAAATACGAAAATCACCTCAGTATATTTGGGCAGGGCCTTTACCTGGACCAGCTGGGTAATCCTGACCTGGAATGGCAAAATACCCGCAGCACGAGCGTGGGTATAGATGCCGCCTTATTCGGCAACCGCCTGATGTTAACGTTGAACGCTTATGAAAAGCTTTCCAGCCCGTTGATTACTTCTGCCTCTGTACCCGCTTCTACCGGTACTTCGGTAATGCCATTCAACGTCGGCAAAATGCGCACGAAAGGCGCAGAAGCCATCTTGCGTTTTTCGCCGGTGTACCGCCCGCAACAGAACATGGTATGGACGATCGGGTACACCGGTGGGATGTATACCAGCAAGTATGACGGGGTTTCCAATGCGCTGAAAACGCTGAACGAAACGGCACAGGCTTCCGCATCGCTGCTGCGGTATACGGACGGGTACAGTCCGGACGAATTATGGGCAGTGACCTCCCTGGGCATAGACCCTGCTACAGGCAAGGAAGTGTTTGAGAAGAAGAATGGCGAACGCACTTTCATTTACGATCCGCAGGATATTGTACCACAGGGTAATGGCCGGCCGGAAATCGAGGGGGTACTCAGCTCTAATCTGAATATGAAAGGATTTTTGCTGGGCATCAATCTACGTTACAGTATCGGCAATTATATTTTTAACCGCGCACTGTACAACAAAGTGGAAAATATTTCACGCGGCGCGTTACAGTATAACCAGGATAAACGTGCGCTGGAGCTTCGCTGGAAGCAACCGGGCGATGAAGCTCAGTTCCGCAGCATCAGCATTACGGATGTGACACCGCTTTCATCCCGGTTTGTACAGCGCGAGAATTATTTGTCGGGTGAATCTATTAATGCCGGCTATGAGTTTCTGCCTAAATACCATCCCTGGCTGCGCAAGTCGGGCTTGCAGGGACTGCGTATCAACGCTTACATGAATGACATCTTCCGGTTGTCCAACATACGGGCAGAACGCGGCATCGACTATCCGTTCAGTAACGCGCTCGCCTGTAGTGTAAACCTCTACTTTTAA
- a CDS encoding RagB/SusD family nutrient uptake outer membrane protein: MRYILSSLLCLLLIVFAACNKFLDVQPVDKFLDKQVYGNAATIKNALVGIYLNMAKPGLYGEGLGATTVDVMAQYYTAPSTADTFYSVARYNYNDAYAMNRLGKIWQAAYAGILNTNLFIYNVEASQGILSATEKRWMLGEAYAIRACLAFDLLRLFGPVYAKDSLRNAIPYPVLPGTDVQPLLPANRAMENILADLSKAAGLLEEDPVRTEGVKPQVNDGGDSFFRMRNRRMNYFTIRALMARAFLYRGNKPAALAAAKEVINEGGQFFPFVSPEAVASGVARPDRVFSTEIITGFENGDMNATHLTWFKAGSMDNRTNLLRPDAANLESVFEGQANDIRYRNWFYVDAISSSAIKTFFKYDAAQRTPYTHFQPLIRLSEMYYIVAECEPDEALAASFFNTIRMNRGLPDVTFAGDKQSYLDREYRKEFWGEGQLFFYYKRLNKAAIPSGVAPNGTINMTNAQYVPPVPLLETEFR, from the coding sequence ATGAGATATATTCTTTCATCTCTTTTATGCCTGTTGCTGATCGTTTTTGCCGCCTGCAATAAATTCCTGGATGTGCAGCCGGTGGACAAATTTCTCGACAAACAGGTATATGGCAATGCAGCAACAATCAAAAATGCGTTAGTCGGCATCTACCTGAATATGGCGAAGCCAGGATTATACGGCGAAGGACTCGGTGCTACTACGGTGGACGTGATGGCGCAATATTATACCGCTCCCAGCACCGCCGACACGTTTTACAGCGTTGCCCGTTACAACTACAACGACGCTTATGCGATGAACCGCCTGGGCAAGATCTGGCAGGCTGCCTATGCCGGCATCCTCAATACGAATCTTTTTATTTACAACGTGGAGGCCAGCCAGGGCATTTTGTCGGCCACCGAAAAACGGTGGATGCTCGGCGAGGCTTATGCCATTCGTGCGTGCCTGGCGTTTGACCTGCTGCGTTTATTCGGGCCCGTATATGCAAAGGACTCGCTGCGAAATGCTATTCCTTACCCGGTATTGCCAGGTACAGACGTACAGCCGCTGCTGCCCGCTAACCGTGCGATGGAAAACATCCTGGCTGATCTTAGCAAAGCGGCTGGCTTGCTCGAGGAGGATCCCGTGAGAACTGAAGGCGTGAAGCCGCAAGTAAATGATGGCGGCGACAGCTTTTTCCGCATGCGGAACAGACGCATGAATTACTTCACGATCAGGGCGCTGATGGCCCGTGCGTTTTTGTATCGCGGTAATAAACCGGCGGCACTCGCGGCGGCGAAGGAAGTGATCAATGAAGGCGGACAATTTTTTCCGTTCGTTTCCCCTGAAGCAGTGGCCTCCGGTGTGGCAAGGCCCGACCGAGTATTTTCTACGGAGATTATCACCGGCTTTGAGAACGGCGATATGAACGCCACGCATCTCACCTGGTTTAAAGCCGGCTCGATGGATAACCGCACCAACCTGTTAAGGCCGGACGCTGCTAACCTCGAAAGCGTGTTCGAGGGGCAGGCCAATGACATCCGTTATCGCAACTGGTTTTATGTGGATGCAATATCCAGCTCCGCCATTAAAACCTTCTTTAAGTATGATGCCGCGCAGCGAACGCCCTATACCCATTTTCAACCATTGATACGCTTGTCGGAGATGTATTATATCGTTGCGGAGTGTGAGCCGGACGAAGCCCTGGCCGCATCGTTCTTCAATACCATACGCATGAACAGGGGCCTGCCCGATGTAACATTTGCGGGTGACAAACAATCCTATCTCGACCGCGAGTACCGAAAAGAGTTTTGGGGAGAAGGGCAATTGTTCTTTTACTATAAACGCCTGAATAAAGCGGCCATCCCGAGCGGCGTAGCACCTAACGGAACGATTAACATGACCAACGCACAATACGTACCACCGGTACCCCTGCTTGAAACTGAGTTCAGATAA
- a CDS encoding DUF4843 domain-containing protein, with product MKLLRLYIFLSVGLLSACNQSDLLTFKSSNDIYFNFFVTTVQRDSLNVNFSLVKDVADTFFIPVQVLGKGAPQVRPYTLQVNQQLTTAEAGKHYVILSPADSLAIRANGVDGGFNIIINRPADLREKAFELVLDLVPNEHFTTNMKVFNYAVNPAVKATQWKVKIEDILYRPFAWDASEAYAGTYSRAKLELMIATQSLSLSQFYNSPLYSSTQLNNFSVTMQRYLNAQRAAGNTIYDTDGSVMVMGPAAQ from the coding sequence ATGAAATTATTACGGTTATATATTTTTTTATCAGTTGGATTGCTTAGCGCCTGTAACCAAAGCGACCTGCTGACCTTCAAGTCGTCCAACGACATTTACTTTAATTTCTTCGTGACCACCGTGCAGCGTGATTCGCTGAACGTAAATTTCTCCCTGGTGAAGGATGTGGCCGACACGTTTTTTATCCCCGTGCAGGTGTTGGGTAAGGGCGCTCCGCAAGTGCGGCCCTATACGCTACAGGTGAACCAGCAACTGACCACTGCGGAAGCCGGCAAACATTACGTAATACTTTCCCCGGCCGACAGCCTGGCCATCAGGGCCAATGGTGTAGACGGTGGTTTTAACATCATCATCAACAGGCCGGCAGACCTTCGTGAAAAGGCGTTTGAGCTGGTGCTCGACCTGGTGCCCAACGAGCATTTTACGACCAATATGAAGGTATTTAACTATGCCGTAAACCCGGCGGTAAAGGCCACACAGTGGAAAGTGAAGATAGAAGACATTCTTTACCGGCCCTTTGCGTGGGACGCCAGTGAGGCGTATGCGGGCACCTATTCACGGGCAAAACTCGAATTGATGATCGCCACGCAAAGCCTGTCGCTCAGCCAGTTTTATAACTCGCCATTATACTCGTCGACCCAGTTGAACAACTTTTCTGTAACGATGCAACGGTACCTCAACGCGCAACGGGCTGCGGGCAATACCATCTACGACACAGACGGTTCGGTTATGGTCATGGGGCCTGCCGCACAGTAA
- a CDS encoding PKD-like family lipoprotein: MKQLLNISLLFTCMLLNACMKDKGNYDYTAINRISIKGVDSLYILDFGSRLTIRPQLSFTDGIPEDTANYSYAWVQNRLIGYTGVPKVLSTSRDLDTTLRIAYGSYEMFYRVTDKRTNVFTDVIFTLTVGSPSYEGWMALCDMENGTSRLDMISRRGPLDVLYRNVLDSVRSGFKTDSRPAFVSVAYTLLAPSNGTNTTFIATANKATLLGRDSLDYNPTADFTNQFVATAQKPVDYTGSRIYLRIYGGVLYAENRLHRVDSRNFSNAVNRQDANTTFFKPSPYVALGASSSIVFNEDNKTFLRLASSGSACLSMSNATLFNYTQPDMNLMWMDYSTYNGGRPSPC; the protein is encoded by the coding sequence ATGAAACAACTTTTAAATATATCACTGCTATTTACCTGCATGCTGCTGAACGCATGTATGAAGGATAAGGGGAATTATGATTATACGGCGATCAACCGCATCTCCATCAAGGGTGTAGATTCACTGTACATTCTCGATTTTGGTAGCCGGCTAACGATCCGCCCGCAATTGAGTTTTACAGATGGCATACCGGAAGATACTGCTAACTATAGCTACGCCTGGGTGCAGAACCGCCTGATCGGTTATACCGGGGTGCCGAAAGTGTTGTCGACCAGCCGTGATCTTGACACTACCTTGCGCATCGCGTATGGCAGCTATGAAATGTTTTACCGTGTAACTGACAAACGGACGAACGTTTTTACCGACGTGATTTTCACCCTCACGGTAGGTTCACCATCTTATGAAGGTTGGATGGCACTTTGTGATATGGAAAACGGCACCAGCCGTCTCGATATGATATCCCGCCGTGGTCCGCTGGACGTACTGTACAGGAATGTGTTGGATAGTGTGAGGTCGGGCTTCAAAACCGACAGCAGGCCCGCGTTCGTGTCCGTTGCGTATACGCTGCTGGCTCCCAGCAATGGTACGAATACCACTTTTATCGCCACCGCGAACAAAGCCACCCTGCTAGGGCGCGACTCACTGGATTACAATCCTACGGCAGATTTTACCAATCAATTCGTTGCAACAGCCCAGAAGCCGGTAGACTACACGGGCTCACGCATTTACCTGCGTATCTATGGCGGTGTACTGTATGCGGAAAACAGGCTGCACCGGGTAGACTCGCGCAACTTTTCGAACGCCGTAAACAGGCAGGATGCCAATACGACGTTCTTCAAACCTTCCCCATACGTGGCGCTCGGCGCATCGTCGTCTATCGTTTTCAACGAAGACAATAAGACCTTTCTTCGCCTTGCCTCCAGCGGTTCGGCCTGCCTGTCTATGAGCAATGCCACTTTGTTTAACTACACCCAGCCGGATATGAACCTGATGTGGATGGATTATTCTACCTACAATGGGGGGAGGCCTTCGCCGTGTTGA